GAGGTATGTTGTGTATATTGGAGATAGAACATGTACTTGTAGAGTTTGGGACCTCACGGGAATCCCTTGCCGCCATGCTATTGCAGCTCTAAGGTATGTTGGTCGACCAATTGAGGAATATGTTAGCCATTATTTCTACAAGGACACTTACCTAAGAGGGTGCAGCCACATAGTTCATCCTCTTAATGGTATGAACATGTACCCTAAAATTCATGCTGAGGCAtacttccaccaccaccatggGAAAAAATAGGCAGACCACATATAAAAAAGAGGAGGGAAGAGGGAGAGaggcaagatccatcaaggttAAGGAGGGTTTACCCTTTGATCAAGTGTAGTAAATGTGGACAATCGGGACATAATAGGAGGGGCTGCAGAGTGAATACGAGTGACCCTAATGTTGTGAGGATTATCTGTTTCATTATATGAACTGTTACATTACATGAACTTGTTTTATTATAGTTTGTTAATGTATAACTTTTCTATTGTATAGGCTAATACCTCTACTGCCCCAACTACTGCCAGCAATACAAGAAGAGGAATAGGTGGTGCCCCATGGAGGGGGCGtccgaagaagaagaggagccAACAACACAAATGAGACTATTGGTGCAGCAACATCTTCTTCAAGGGTTGCTTCACTCCTTCAAACAACTCAAGAATCGGTGTGGACTGGTGTGGGGCAGAATTAATATGCATTATTGGTGCTTTTGGATTTTTGGCTGGTGGCTAGCTAGTTAGTTATAGTTAACTATAGTAGTAGGCATATATAGTAAGTAGAATTAAAATGCAATAGTGATGCTTTTGGATTTCTTTGCTTTTGAATGGTTTAGGTTTGAacttttggatggatattaACAGGTTCACCATGTGGTTTTTTTGGTCATCTTTTAGCACATGGTtacaagatgatgatgatgaatgtttattttttgatgatttttcatttgttataggtgacaaaaaatttaaaaaatgccCCTTATTGACCACAAATTGTGTAACATCTAATTTAGTGGTGTATTTGCAAAAAAATTATCCAAGAATCAATTTCAAGGGTATAACAATACAAAATATtgtataatttaaaatttttttaaaaatttattaataataaataaatataaaatataaattccaCGTCAATAaaatccacatcagcaaaaaacATTGATATGTGCCCGCAATTAATCATGTCAACAATTCAGCTGAAATTGATTGAAAATTAAATGGAGTGACCtaattgaaaatattaaaaacattGGGTCatctaattgaaaattttttccttcaataatCCAATTGCAAACCACTCAAATGAACTATCCGTACTTTTCCCTCTCCAGATCTACAGAAACGGATCATCGACCGCATCGAGAGAAATGGCAGCTCCAGACCAGCTCTTCAATCTGCGAAACAACTTCTACTTGGGTGCTTACCAAGCCGCGATCAACAACAGCGACCTCCCCAACCTCTCCCCGGAGGACGCCGTCGAGCGCGATTGCCTTGTCTACCGCTCTTACATTGCCCTCGGCAGCTACCAGGCCTcattttccctctctttcttaGAGAAGTCCCTTTGGCGCTTTCTTAATAGAGTTTTACTTGCTTATAGTGGTGTTTGTTTCTGTTTGATCAGCTTGTGATCAATGAGATCGACTCCTCCGCTGCTACGCCTCTCCTAGCCGTGAAATTTCTTGCTCTCTATCTCTCCTGTCCTGATAATAgggtttgttatttatttatttagtttgttATAAGAATAATTTGGACGTAGCATTGTTTTATCTCTGGAATATTGGGATCTGATTGCGATTTGATCGTTTGGTTTATGAGTGCATTTGACGTATGATAGATTAAATCCTTGGAATTGAAACTCCTTCGGTTCTCATATACAAATTTCCTTTTGCTGTTTTGTGGCGCTATGATTTTGTTACTGGTTTTACGTTATGTTTTGCTGTTTGGAAAGATAGTTTGTAAAGTACATAGATCTTACTGTTTGAAATAAATCCGAAGTTCCCCTCTCAAACACAATTGCACAACCTACACTCTGTTCAAGAATCAGGTTTCGGTTATGTTTTGTTACTGGAAAAACTTAATATGGAGAAACTGATTgcgagtttgaactttgaagctgTTGAAGTCAGTTAGCTTAGGAAGTATAACTGAGTGGAATTTTTTTACACTGTTAATTAGATGTAGAGTCTTTCTTGCAGGAATCAACAATTTCAAGCTTGAAGGAGTGGTTGAATGATTCAGCCATTGGAAGCAATCCTATTTTGCGGCTGATATCTGGGATCATATTCATGCATGAAGAGGACTATAATGAGGCTTTGAAACACACCAATACTGTGGTTCATGCAGGGAACATGGAACTGTAAGTTGGATATGACCTCTTCTCTAGCACATCTTGCAATCACGAATGTAATCGTTCCTGCGTTGGTCTTTGATCTGTTCCTCAGTTTGATGCTTGTTATCTTCAGTGATTTTTCCTTCTGGGGGTTCATTTATTTTCTGAAATTGTAGATTTGGGTATGTTACTTATAATAAGTAGCTATAGATGATCAACTAGAGACTCACACCATTGCAACATAGTGGTAGGGCAAAATGATGATCTGAATCTTAACATGTCAGAGACAAAATAACTACCTCCAGCCAACTGAGGGAAGTAAACGATCTTGCTCCATCGGACCAAGAGATTTAACCTAATTGGTGGATT
This DNA window, taken from Tripterygium wilfordii isolate XIE 37 chromosome 20, ASM1340144v1, whole genome shotgun sequence, encodes the following:
- the LOC119986527 gene encoding coatomer subunit epsilon-1-like isoform X4, producing MAAPDQLFNLRNNFYLGAYQAAINNSDLPNLSPEDAVERDCLVYRSYIALGSYQLVINEIDSSAATPLLAVKFLALYLSCPDNRESTISSLKEWLNDSAIGSNPILRLISGIIFMHEEDYNEALKHTNTVVHAGNMELHGLNVQIYIKMHRSDFAEKQLRLMQQIDEDHTLTLLADAWVNLAVGGSKIQEAYLIFKDFSEKNIMTGLILNGKAVCCMHMGNFDEAETLLLEALNKDAKDPETLANLVVCSLHLAN